A genome region from Rhodopseudomonas boonkerdii includes the following:
- a CDS encoding alpha/beta hydrolase, with the protein MLDLEAEYNNRARVPESGELIAGWARDAKAYRAQGHAPQVIPYGAGARNTIDYFTAADDKGPIVLFIHGGYWQALDASFFSHLSRGLTTHGISVAMPSYDLCPQVSVADIVAQIRAAVCQLAKFGRPLVISGHSAGGHLAACMLATDWKSVDPALPNNTVTAAYAISGLFDLPPLVATSINKALQMDEASARAASPLFGPVPTHGSLDAVVGGEESAEYFRQSRSIVEAWGEAIPTRYDSVPGANHFTAIAPLADAASSMVLRLKALTGL; encoded by the coding sequence ATGCTCGATCTCGAAGCCGAATACAACAACCGGGCCCGTGTGCCCGAAAGCGGCGAGCTCATCGCCGGCTGGGCGCGCGATGCAAAAGCGTATCGTGCACAGGGCCACGCGCCGCAGGTCATCCCTTATGGCGCGGGCGCGCGCAACACGATCGATTATTTCACCGCGGCCGATGACAAGGGGCCGATTGTGCTCTTCATCCATGGCGGCTACTGGCAGGCGCTTGATGCCTCCTTCTTCAGCCACCTGTCGCGCGGGTTGACCACCCATGGCATCAGCGTCGCGATGCCGAGCTACGATCTCTGCCCGCAGGTTTCCGTCGCCGACATCGTCGCGCAGATCCGGGCCGCCGTGTGCCAACTCGCGAAGTTCGGCCGGCCGCTGGTGATCTCCGGCCATTCCGCCGGGGGGCATCTGGCCGCCTGCATGCTGGCAACCGACTGGAAATCCGTCGATCCCGCATTGCCCAACAACACGGTGACTGCGGCTTACGCCATTTCCGGTCTGTTCGATCTGCCGCCGCTGGTAGCAACCTCCATCAACAAGGCGCTGCAGATGGACGAGGCCAGCGCCCGCGCGGCCAGCCCGCTGTTCGGTCCTGTACCGACCCATGGCAGCCTCGATGCGGTCGTCGGCGGCGAAGAGAGCGCGGAGTATTTCCGCCAGAGCCGCAGCATCGTGGAGGCCTGGGGCGAGGCGATCCCGACGCGTTATGACTCGGTTCCCGGCGCCAATCATTTCACGGCGATCGCGCCGCTGGCCGATGCGGCATCGTCGATGGTGCTGCGGTTGAAGGCGCTAACGGGGCTGTAG